ccagaaggaaaggaatgccatacagtttttgaaatgcagattttgctggactggttttttgacaccatgtcccatgtcatccatgcgcctggggcgccctgacgtcactctggagcgcccggggagccgcacggacggtaagtatactgctcccccgctccccactacactttaccatggctgccaggactttagcgtcccggcagccatggtaaccattcagaaaaagctaaacgtcggatccggcaatgcgccgaaacgacgtttagcttaaggcaggatccggatcaatgcctttcaatgggcattaattccggatccggccttgcggcaagtgttcaggatttttggccggagcaaaaagcgcagcatgctgcggtattttctccggccaaaaaatgttccggtccggaactgaagacatcctgatgcatcctgaacggatttctctccattcagaatgcattaggataatcctgatcaggattcttccggcatagagccccgacgacggaactctatgccggaagacaagaacgcaagtgtgaaagagcccttacacaatgattttatttaaaaaaaaataaataaatcatgttttagtgtttccatagtctgagagccatagttttttcagtttttgggcgattatcttgggcagggtatgatttttgtgggatgagatgatggtttgattggcactattttggggtgcgtatgactttttgatcgtttgctattacactttttgtgatgtaaggtgacaaaaaatggctttttttacaccgttttttttttttacggtattcacctgaggggttaggtcatgtgatatttttgtagagcaggttattatggacgcagcgatacctaatatgtatactttttttaaatttacttaagtcttacacaataacagcttttttaaaaaaaaaaaaagatgttttagtgtctccatattcggagtcattttttgggcgattctcttaggtaggagcttattttttgggggatgaggttacggttagattggtactattttggtgggcatacgcctttttgatcgcttactgttgtactttttgtgatgtaaggtgacaaaaaatggtttatttagcacagatttttttttttttttttttacggtgttcatctcatgtgatatgtttatagagccggtcgatacggacgcggcgatacctaatatgtctactttttcccctcaaatttttacctatttttttttactttatttggggcaaatgacattttttgttttttttacttgaaacttttaatctttggggggaaattattttttttttcaacttttttttcactttattttttgtcccactttgagacttcaacttttggggtctgaactcctttacaatgcattccaatacttctgtattggaatgcattggctgtatgagtaatacagtgtgtattactcatacagcttccggcctgtgagatccagggggctggatctcacaggctcgtcaccaaaAGGCagagccgatgcctaaggaaggcatcgcgctgccttccatgccatcgggtcccccttacagccacacggggacccaatggcaccgccgcccgccgcaacctgtaaaagccgcaaaccacaggtctgaattgacctgcggtttgtgtcgTTCACCGACATGGGTGGGTCACGGTATCCCCCcgccattgacccaaggtgcctgcttaatgatttTAGCAGTTGccttgttccaatcaccgcccgccgggcggcggtgatcggaactacatttACATATTGCCCAATCATTACCTTGTCAATttttcacgtaaaaaaaaaaaatttgaatatgacccccgtcgctcatcactactattcACACATGGAAGGAAAaatctacataaaaaaataacCTGTGGTGCAGCGTGTCAATTAAtaccacaattttttttgtggatttcaTCCTTTCCTTTGCAAACATTGCTATCAGTAGCATTTCTTTAttgaatctttttttattttaacattctATCAGTAGCATTTCAGAAGCAAAGTTAGCAACAAATATGCACCATTGTCAGTCTTTTTCGAGGACAAGACAATTTTGAACAAAATAGACCTGGAActcaagaattatttttttttttgttacaaagtCCACTACAATATACAATAGGATGGCTTTGTGGAAGAAAAGACAATTTTcaatattagtaacatagtaacatagtacataaggccgaaaaaataaatttgtccatccagtttgtcctgttatcctgcaagttgatccagaggggaGGAGAGAGAATATTAAgtagataaaatatataaaaaataaaatatataaaaaatagcaaTTAGACCAAGTCCCATACAGTATATGACAGGTCACAactctgatatatttatttttttgaaagaCAAATTTCTTTACATTTTTGAAAAACCTTGGATAGAGTACAATAGAGTACCTGGACTCTTTGATAGAGTACAGTACAATAAAAGCCGACACTCTGAAGACAAATGACCACATGGGAACACATGAGCATTCCCATTACCCGAGCCTGTTCTGGGTCTGACATAACTTTTTAGTCTGCATGAACTTAGTTCACTAGTAAGATACAAAGCAACTGTGACCCAGACCAGTATATCAAATTAGCTATAACAGCCTGTGATAAATAGAATTTTTGCAATAAAATTTTCCACAGGTATTTTGAAAAACAAATTCATAATTGGACACAGTCTGTGGCCATAATATACTCattgttaaaataaaaatgtgccTAGTTAGAAAAATCTGATTGCTGCTAAACTTGGCATGCAGTTAGAACTCGGGAAGATATAGCACATAAAATCCTAACCCTGCTGCCCTTAATGGCCACTTTTTGGTACTGTACCCCTTGGTGATAGATGGTTGACTGCTAGACTTGAAGACCTTTTGCTCAGTAGACAGACTTTGAGAGAGCGTATCATTGGACTAAGACACTAACTGTTCGTATCCTTTCCATAATGATAAAACCTGACTTTCTACCTAGTACTTCAATCTACCTacctaaatatatatttttcacaatccctacactatccctGCAAAATTTGGATTagtttggaaaaatatttttgtgaaGTTTATGGTAAATCCGATTCATTCAGAAttccttcactcatctctaatccagTTTGATACATCAGGTTCTTGGATACTGTGAGCCACTTACATAAAGGGTAGGCCAAAAAGACAGACTGAAAAGTGTTTTTAAGACCACTATTCTCTTAAATGAAGTAATTGTAGCTTTGAATGTAATATTAGGTGATTGGGGCATTTTGTGTTGTAATAAGAAGTCCCTGGAATATActgcggtccccattatagtgaatggtatTTTAATGCTAATCAGTTATTGAGATGAACAAATCAAGTTCATCCAAATCAGGATGAGCCTGATTAGCTTATCACTACTTCTGATGCTTTGGAGGCCTTAGCCATAGGCAATTTTACTTTTTGAGTTCAAGTTTGCTTTGaaattcaaaatattttttagaatatttttcacATCTCTATTTCTTAAGGCATATATAAAAGGGTTGACTACTGGattaataataaagtaaatgagaGAATAATATTTATCACTTCTAATGTCATAAGGTCTAAGATATTTAACAAAGACCGTGAAGAAAAATAACATGGTGACTATAAGATGAGATGAACATGTGGAGAACGCTTTCTGTTTCCCTGAAGAACTCTTTACCTTGGAAATAGTCATAATGATTTTGGTGTAAATCCCAACAATTATCATGAATGGGACAATGGATATTACGGCGGCAGCTGTTGTTGTCATCGCCTTGGTGACATATGTATCTGAACATGCCAGACTCTGCACTGGACCCGCATCACAGAAGAAATCGTTGATCTCATTAGGGCcacaaaaatccaaaaacactgTGAACAGTGTCAAAATTAAAGAGCTAGACAAGCTAAAAATCCATGAAAGAATCACTAGTCCTATACAGAGGGTTTGATTCATAATTACTATATAGTGCAATGGCTTGTTAATGGCCAAGTGCCTATCATAAGCCATTATCAAGATGCATATACTTACAACTTGTCCCAAGGTCAGATAGGAATATAACTGTACAGAACAACCTACGAAGGATATTTTTTGATCACCTACTATTAGGATGACTAACAGCTTTGGAAATACAAGAGACAAAAACAACATTTCTTCAGCAGCGAATAagctaataaaaaaatacatgggCACATGGAGAGACTGTTCCACTATGATCAGCAGAAGAATGGTCATAGTTCCAGCAATAGAAACAATATATGCAAATAGGATAAGAGTAAAAAGTAAAATCTGATACTCGTGAAACTCGGAGAAAGCCAAAAGGATGAATTCTGTCACAAAGGTTCTGTTGCTGTTTTCCATAACTGAAGATATtagagtgccttgcaaaagtatttaccccttaactttttttgtatttttttacattacagacttaagttcaatgttttgttaatctgaatattatgtgatggatcagaacacaatagtctaagtcggtgaagtcaaatgagaaaaatatattttgttgtttgcttcacaataaaattaataaataaaaaaaaaacaccttcaaagttgtgggcatgttctgtaaattaaattatgcaaatcctcaaacaatccatgttaattccaggttgtgaggcaccaaaatacaaagaaaagtcaagggggtgaatactttttcaaggcactgcatGTGAGTATTTAAGAAGAGTGGGGCTGTTAGgacagcaaaagggggtacaaacctatgttagtggctttgGTTAAAAACAGTCAATGTGATATGGTATCAGTCAATTCTTTTTGCGATTTAAGGTCTAAATTATTTTCAATTAAGGGTGTAGAGAATTAGTAAGATGTAAATTTCAGGTCTTTTTGGGGACAGCATTTGCACTTACAATCCTAGTTGGCTGCTTTGTTGTATTTTACAATAATCCAGTTTATATATCTTTTCATCAAAGAATCAATTATATTTCGTGAAGCTGGTCTATTGAGATTTAGTTGTGAAAGAGGCACGTGAGACTAATTAGTGGGAATTAATGGAAGCTTTTTCCTAAATGAGACTTTTCCCCCACGGACAAGAGTAGTGGTGTTTTtataaagagaaaaagaaaaatttttcCTCTTCTAACACAATATTTAAAACACAATATTTAATAGAATTGTCTATGCATTGAAAATCCCAATATATTGACAGGTGAATTCCTTCAACAGTGAACATGATTTGTGGCAGTTTcataaatttatttaatttacAAAATTCTGCAGCTTTTATGGTAATAACTAGTCCTGAGCGAAGCAAGCATTGGATCATAGATTCGAAGTCGCTTCGGTCAAAACATTGTttaaatgctgtatggagatccgtcCGTATAGCCGAGGTGAAATTCGTTAACtctgaagtcttgcgagacttgggTGAATAACTTCAGACTTTGATTTTTCAGTTTCAGGGATTCGAAGTTAGCTTCTGTACCTACTGGTACCTGGGTAGCAAAACCGACTTCAGATCCCAAttgtaaaatggttttcaagttgaagAATCGAATGCTGAAGTTATTgaacgaagtctcgcaagactttggtgaTAACGAATTTCACCACGGCAGAGGCCATATATTTTAACACAAAATTCGAACAAACTTTTGACCAAagtgactttggatctatgatctgaagtttGGTTCGCTCAACAGTAGTAATAAATTATCATCTATGAATTGGATAGGTGCAAATTACTAGACTGGTGGAGATCCCTACACTGGAACCCCGACTGATCACCACAAAGGGAATCCCATGTCTTTTGTGTGATTTGAGCAATGATCAAGCAGCCTGATCCTCCATTCAAAGTATAATGGGACTgatgaaaatagccaagctctgtacttggctatctctatCAGTCTCACAGACTTTTTGCTAAAAGAAGTGAGCCACAAAATGTTCAAAACACTACTGTAGACTTGAATAGAAATAAAGCTGTGTGCCTATGTGCTTATCCTTGAGACAGATCATCAGTATCCATATTTTTCCTAACCACTTGCTTAGTTTATGTGTATATTGCTGACCAACAGATttacagtgcttttttttttttttcacatgactcaccactttaaaggagttttccgaagtaagtatctgatcagtgggtgtcgtacacccgggaccctcgctgatcagcggttTAAGAAGGCAGCAGAACTTCTATTAGCACtatggccttctctctgcttttcctaggccaagtgatgACATGTTCTTTGATCACAAGGTCtagaatacc
The sequence above is drawn from the Bufo bufo chromosome 11, aBufBuf1.1, whole genome shotgun sequence genome and encodes:
- the LOC120981503 gene encoding olfactory receptor 10A7-like translates to MAYDRHLAINKPLHYIVIMNQTLCIGLVILSWIFSLSSSLILTLFTVFLDFCGPNEINDFFCDAGPVQSLACSDTYVTKAMTTTAAAVISIVPFMIIVGIYTKIIMTISKVKSSSGKQKAFSTCSSHLIVTMLFFFTVFVKYLRPYDIRSDKYYSLIYFIINPVVNPFIYALRNRDVKNILKNILNFKANLNSKSKIAYG